In the Profundibacter amoris genome, ATAATGAAGATGAGCGAAGAATTCCCCGAAAAAGAACAGGCCCAGCTATACCTGATCACCCCGCCCGCCTTTGAACTGGCCAGCTTTGCCGAGACCTTCCAGCGTGTGCTGGACGTGGCCCCCGTGGCCTGCGCGCGCCTTGCCATGGCTACCAGGGACGAGGACCAGATCGCCCGTGCCGGTGACGCCCTGCGCGAAATCTGCCACGCCCGCGACATCCCGCTGGTGATCGAAAGCCACCTGATCATGGTCGAACGCCTTGGCCTTGACGGGGTGCATCTGACCGATGGCGCCCGTTCCGTGCGCTATGCCCGGGGCGAGCTGTCGGACGAGGCCATCATCGGCAGTTTCTGCGGCACCTCGCGCCATGACGGGTTGAATGCAGGCGAAGCCACAGCCGATTACATCAGTTTCGGCCCTTGCGGCCAAAGCGCGCTGGGGGATGGGTCCACCGCCCCGCAGGACCTGTTTCAATGGTGGAGCGATGTTGTCGAAGTGCCGGTCGTGGCCGAAGGCGCGTTGACGGTCGATCTGATCAAAACCCTGTCCCCTTTCACCGACTTCTTTGCAATCGGCGAGGAAATCTGGAGCGCTGATGATCCGGCGGATGCTTTCAAAACACTGGCACAGGCCATCGTTTGATATAGCGCGGGCGACAAACCGGTCGCTTTATCCCCG is a window encoding:
- a CDS encoding thiamine phosphate synthase; this encodes MKMSEEFPEKEQAQLYLITPPAFELASFAETFQRVLDVAPVACARLAMATRDEDQIARAGDALREICHARDIPLVIESHLIMVERLGLDGVHLTDGARSVRYARGELSDEAIIGSFCGTSRHDGLNAGEATADYISFGPCGQSALGDGSTAPQDLFQWWSDVVEVPVVAEGALTVDLIKTLSPFTDFFAIGEEIWSADDPADAFKTLAQAIV